From the genome of Caloenas nicobarica isolate bCalNic1 chromosome 14, bCalNic1.hap1, whole genome shotgun sequence, one region includes:
- the CLCN7 gene encoding H(+)/Cl(-) exchange transporter 7 — protein sequence MANVAKKVSWSGRDGDEDDDEDGRAGETTPLLNGTGPGAAGGVRQLTPSSFLRIGQLSNVDLNEDVHELETELPRQHPNEIPHNEKLLSLKYESLDYDNSENQLFLEEERRINHAAFRTVEIKRWVICAMIGILTGLVACFIDIVVENLAGLKYRVVKGNIDKFTEKGGLSFSLLLWATLNASVVMVGSVIVAFIEPVAAGSGIPQIKCYLNGVKIPHVVRLKTLVIKVCGVILSVVGGLAVGKEGPMIHSGAVIAAGISQGRSTSLKRDFKIFEYFRRDTEKRDFVSAGAAAGVSAAFGAPVGGVLFSLEEGASFWNQFLTWRIFFASMISTFTLNSVLSVYHGNGWDLSSPGLINFGRFDNEKMGYTIQEIPIFIFMGVVGGILGALFNALNYWLTMFRIRYIHRPCLQVVEAMLVAAVTATVGFVMIYCSRDCQPIQGSTVAYPLQLFCADGEYNSMATAFFNTPEKSVVNLFHDPPGSYNPMTLGMFTLMYFFLACWTYGLTVSAGVFIPSLLIGAAWGRLFGISLSYLTKSSIWADPGKYALMGAAAQLGGIVRMTLSLTVIMMEATGNVTYGFPIMLVLMTAKIVGDYFVEGLYDMHIQLQSVPFLHWEAPVTSHSLTAREVMSTPVTCLRRIERVGTVVDILSDTSSNHNGFPVVESNPDTTQVAGLRGLILRSQLIVLLKHKVFVERANLSLVQRRLKLKDFRDAYPRFPPIQSIHVSQDERECMIDLSEFMNPSPYTVPQEASLPRVFKLFRALGLRHLVVVDNRNEVVGMVTRKDLARYRLGKEGLEELSLAQT from the exons ctcactccttcctccttcctgcGCATCGGGCAGCTGAGCAATGTGGACCTCAACGAGGATGTCCATGAGCTG gagacagagcTCCCTCGGCAGCACCCTAATGAGATCCCCCACAACGAGAAGCTCCTGTCGCTCAAGTACGAG AGCCTGGACTATGACAACAGTGAAAACCAACTGTTcctggaggaggaaaggaggataAACCATGCA GCTTTCCGGACAGTGGAGATCAAGCGCTGGGTCATCTGTGCCATGATTGGCATCCTCACCGGCCTCGTCGCCTGCTTCATCGACATCGTGGTGGAGAACCTGGCTGGGCTGAAGTACCGGGTGGTGAAGGGCA ACATTGACAAGTTCACGGAGAAAGGGGGCCTGTCTTTCTCCTTGTTACTCTGGGCCACCCTCAATGCCAGTGTGGTGATGGTGGGCTCTGTCATCGTTGCTTTCATAGAG cccgTCGCAGCTGGCAGCGGCATTCCCCAGATCAAATGCTATCTCAACGGTGTGAAGATCCCGCATGTTGTCCGCCTCAAG ACCCTGGTGATCAAGGTCTGCGGAGTCATCCTCTCGGTGGTCGGTGGCCTGGCCGTGGGGAAG GAAGGACCCATGATTCACTCTGGAGCGGTGATTGCTGCCGGGATCTCCCAGGGAAGATCCACATCTTTAAAGCGAGACTTTAAG ATCTTCGAGTACTTCCGCAGAGATACAGAAAAGAGGGATTTTGTCtcggctggagctgctgctggcgtCTCGGCTGCGTTTGGTGCCCCCGTGG GGGGTGTcctcttcagcttggaggaaGGGGCTTCCTTCTGGAACCAGTTCCTGACCTGGAGAATT TTCTTTGCCTCCATGATCTCTACATTCACTCTGAACTCTGTCCTGAGCGTTTACCACGGTAATGGTTGGGATCTCTCCAGTCCTGGGCTCATCAACTTTGGCAGATTTGATAACGAG AAAATGGGATACACAATCCAGGAAATTCCTATCTTCATCTTTATGGGAGTGGTTG GCGGGATCCTTGGAGCCCTGTTCAATGCCCTCAATTACTGGTTAACGATGTTCCGAATCAG GTACATCCACCGGCCCTGCCTCCAGGTGGTTGAGGCCATGCTGGTGGCAGCAGTGACAGCGACTGTGGGGTTTGTCATGATTTATTGCTCGAGAGACTGCCAGCCCATCCAGGGGAGCACGGTGGCATATCCCCTGCAG CTTTTCTGCGCTGATGGAGAGTACAACTCCATGGCCACTGCCTTCTTCAACACACCTGAGAAAAGCGTTGTCAACCTCTTCCATGACCCTCCAG GCTCCTACAACCCCATGACGCTGGGCATGTTCACGCTGATGTATTTCTTCCTGGCCTGCTGGACCTATGGCCTCACAGTGTCTGCGGGGGTCTTCATCCCCTCCCTGCTGATCGGCGCTGCCTGGGGGAGGCTCTTCGGCATCTCTCTGTCGTACCTGACCAAGAGCTCT ATCTGGGCTGACCCGGGGAAGTATGCCCTGATGGGAGCTGCCGCACAGCTGG GTGGGATAGTGCGGATGACACTGAGTCTCACGGTCATCATGATGGAGGCAACAGGCAATGTCACCTATGGCTTCCCCATCATGCTGGTGCTGATGACAGCTAAGATTGTGGGAGACTACTTTGTGGAG GGGCTGTATGACATgcacatccagctgcagagcgTGCCCTTCCTGCACTGGGAGGCACCGGTGACATCCCACTCCCTCACAGCCAG AGAGGTGATGAGCACTCCTGTCACCTGCCTGCGGAGGATTGAGCGGGTGGGCACGGTTGTGGACATCCTCAGCGACACCTCCTCCAACCACAACGGCTTTCCGGTGGTAGAGAGCAACCCTGACACCACACAG GTGGCAGGACTGCGGGGTTTGATCCTGCGTTCCCAGCTCATCGTCCTGCTGAAGCACAAG GTCTTTGTGGAAAGGGCCAACCTGAGCCTGGTACAGCGGCGGCTGAAGCTGAAGGATTTCCGGGATGCCTACCCCCGCTTCCCCCCCATCCAGTCCATCCATGTCTCCCAGGATGAGCGCGAGTGCATGATTGACCTCAGCGAGTTCATGAACCCCTCGCCCTACACTGTGCCTCAG GAGGCATCTCTGCCGCGGGTGTTCAAGCTCTTCCGAGCACTGGGGCTGCGGCACTTGGTAGTCGTGGACAATCGCAACGAG GTGGTGGGCATGGTCACCCGCAAGGACCTTGCCAGGTACCGACTGGGAAAGGAAGGCCTGGAGGAGCTCTCGCTGGCGCAGACATGA
- the PERCC1 gene encoding protein PERCC1, with translation MHGRAAVPRVSPGPRVPLRADMAAGVIQPLAKLRLPSPFPHGLLLPARPEPDFPDLSEEEEEEEEEDDEEETAEENMGPELAIPSAAETTLQLLKFSELISCDIQRYFGRRGREEAASSRGVPEDCGSPQCAKAQPDATALQGGPGAVHRLGPLAELFEYGVHRCLPPRAAGGKTQRLERKYGHITPMHRRKLPPSFWREPGPGPTGLLHTSTPDFSDLLANWTVEPGPELPGTGQELPPEPGRPGLEAEPFPGL, from the exons ATGCATGGCCGGGCGGCAGTGCCAAG GGTGAGTCCAGGCCCCAGGGTGCCCCTGCGTGCCGACATGGCTGCGGGCGTCATCCAGCCCCTGGCCAAGCTGCGGCTGCCCTCACCCTTCCCGCATggtctgctgctgcctgcacgcCCTGAGCCCGACTTCCCTGACCtctctgaggaggaggaagaggaggaagaggaggacgaCGAGGAGGAGACGGCAGAAGAGAACATGGGGCCGGAGCTGGCCATCCCCAGCGCCGCTGAGACCAcgctgcagctcctcaagtTTTCGGAGCTCATCAGCTGCGACATCCAGCGGTACTttgggcggcggggccgggaggagGCCGCCAGCAGCCGCGGCGTGCCCGAGGACTGCGGCTCACCCCAGTGCGCCAAGGCTCAGCCTGATGCCACGGCACTGCAGGGTGGCCCCGGGGCCGTGCACAGGCTGGGGCCACTGGCTGAGCTCTTTGAGTACGGTGTGCACCGGTGCCTGCCACCCCGGGCAGCCGGCGGCAAGACGCAGAGGCTGGAGAGGAAATATGGCCACATCACCCCCATGCACCGGAGGAAGCTGCCGCCCTCCTTCTGGAGGGAGCCAGGCCCTGGCCCCACCGGCCTCCTCCACACCAGCACCCCCGACTTCAGCGACCTCCTGGCCAACTGGACCGTAGAGCCGGGGCCAGAGCTGCCAggcacagggcaggagctgccgccTGAGCCAGGTCGCCCAGGGCTGGAGGCTGAGCCCTTCCCTGGGCTGTGA